From a region of the Myxococcus stipitatus genome:
- the dusA gene encoding tRNA dihydrouridine(20/20a) synthase DusA → MTLSRPIPLCVAPMMDWTDRNCRYFHRQISRHTLLYTEMLTTGAVLHGDRDRLLGYEAAEHPVAIQLGGSEPEALAEAARIAESWGYDEVNLNVGCPSDRVQSGRFGACLMAEPELVARLVAAMRAAVRIPVTVKSRIAIDELEEWPTLERFVKLIAAEGCTRFIVHARKAWLQGLSPKENRDVPPLRYELVHRLKEELPHLDISINGGIKTLDAAAEHLRKVDGVMIGRAVYENPYLLAEADRRFFGSDERPRERHEVVEAMLPYIERCRQRGAPLSAVTRHMLGLFQGLPGARAWRRHLSENAHKPGAGPEVVVAALAKVRREPETVVAA, encoded by the coding sequence ATGACGCTCTCCCGCCCCATACCGCTGTGTGTCGCGCCGATGATGGATTGGACGGACCGGAACTGCCGGTACTTCCACCGGCAGATCAGCCGCCACACGCTGCTGTACACGGAGATGCTGACCACGGGCGCCGTCCTCCACGGGGACCGCGACCGCCTGCTGGGGTACGAGGCGGCGGAGCACCCGGTGGCCATCCAGCTGGGCGGCTCGGAGCCGGAAGCGCTGGCGGAGGCGGCGCGCATCGCCGAGTCCTGGGGCTACGACGAGGTGAACCTCAACGTGGGCTGCCCGAGCGACCGGGTGCAGTCCGGCCGCTTCGGCGCGTGCCTCATGGCGGAGCCGGAGTTGGTGGCGAGGCTGGTGGCGGCGATGCGCGCGGCGGTGCGCATCCCGGTGACGGTGAAGTCGCGCATCGCCATCGACGAGTTGGAGGAGTGGCCCACGCTGGAGCGCTTCGTGAAGCTCATCGCCGCGGAGGGCTGCACGCGCTTCATCGTCCACGCGCGCAAGGCGTGGCTCCAGGGGTTGAGCCCCAAGGAGAACCGCGACGTGCCGCCGCTGCGGTACGAGCTGGTGCACCGCCTCAAGGAGGAGCTGCCCCACCTGGACATCAGCATCAACGGCGGCATCAAGACGCTGGACGCCGCCGCCGAGCACCTGCGCAAGGTGGACGGAGTGATGATTGGCCGCGCCGTGTACGAGAACCCGTACCTCCTGGCGGAGGCGGACCGTCGCTTCTTCGGCTCGGACGAGCGCCCGCGCGAGCGGCACGAGGTGGTGGAGGCCATGCTGCCCTACATCGAGCGTTGCCGGCAGCGGGGCGCGCCGCTCAGCGCGGTGACGCGGCACATGCTCGGGCTGTTCCAGGGACTGCCGGGCGCGCGCGCGTGGCGCCGCCACCTGAGCGAGAACGCGCACAAGCCGGGGGCGGGCCCGGAGGTCGTCGTCGCCGCGCTGGCCAAGGTGCGCCGCGAGCCCGAGACCGTCGTCGCGGCTTGA
- a CDS encoding CGNR zinc finger domain-containing protein: protein MASAQSPGLPPDVVLLLDFVNTLDVEKLTDDVPSPAALATWLRARGLLGPTETVSPDAFAAAIEVREALRIVLQFHHGEPPPAAELRTLERRAADCPLAVTFAPDGAAHLRPVGEGGWKALGALFAALVTTQREGHWARMKACPAGDCQAAFYDTSKNRSGRWCSMAVCGNRTKVQRFRDASPARSRR, encoded by the coding sequence ATGGCCTCCGCCCAAAGCCCCGGACTCCCGCCAGACGTCGTGCTGCTGCTGGACTTCGTCAACACGCTGGACGTGGAGAAGCTGACCGACGACGTGCCCTCCCCCGCCGCGCTCGCCACCTGGCTCCGCGCGCGCGGGCTGCTGGGCCCGACGGAGACGGTGTCACCGGACGCCTTCGCCGCGGCCATCGAGGTCCGCGAGGCCCTGCGCATCGTCCTCCAGTTCCACCACGGCGAACCCCCGCCCGCCGCCGAGCTGCGCACGCTGGAGCGCCGCGCCGCGGACTGCCCCCTCGCCGTCACCTTCGCCCCCGACGGCGCCGCCCACCTGCGTCCCGTGGGCGAGGGCGGCTGGAAGGCCCTGGGCGCCCTCTTCGCCGCCCTGGTGACGACCCAGCGCGAGGGGCACTGGGCGCGCATGAAGGCGTGCCCCGCCGGGGACTGCCAGGCGGCCTTCTACGACACCTCGAAGAACCGCTCCGGGCGCTGGTGCTCCATGGCCGTGTGCGGCAACCGGACCAAGGTCCAGCGCTTCCGCGACGCATCGCCCGCCCGCTCGCGACGCTGA
- a CDS encoding arginase family protein, whose amino-acid sequence MTGRPFPIALLAAPSGLGLSRPDGRIPRVDLLPEALLEAGLGRRLGARLEHTVTPGPYEARRDAETKVLNPHTIADVAKRLADAVERVLQAGRFPVVLGGDCSILLGCLLGVRRTGARAGLAFMDGHTDFWPPEASPMGGTAGMDLWLSSGRGPSVLSDLEGLRPLVRDEDVAILGVRDPDVWGIEVAAEHARDTAMAWLDLDVLRKEGMAAGAERALARFRASGVQGFWMHLDADVMHDDVMPAVDSRQPDGLRVEELSELLSHLVASGMALGIDVTIYDPSLDPERHAAHALVDTLVNGLGGLAAAPRTR is encoded by the coding sequence ATGACTGGAAGACCCTTCCCCATCGCGTTGCTCGCCGCGCCCTCCGGACTGGGGCTGAGTCGGCCGGACGGGCGCATCCCTCGGGTGGACCTGCTCCCGGAGGCGTTGCTGGAAGCCGGGCTCGGTCGCCGGCTGGGCGCGCGCCTGGAGCACACCGTGACGCCCGGCCCCTACGAGGCCCGGCGAGACGCGGAGACGAAGGTCCTCAACCCCCACACCATCGCGGACGTGGCGAAGCGGCTCGCAGACGCGGTGGAGCGGGTGCTCCAGGCCGGACGCTTCCCGGTGGTGCTGGGAGGCGATTGCAGCATCCTGCTCGGGTGCCTGCTGGGCGTCAGGCGCACCGGCGCGCGGGCGGGGCTCGCCTTCATGGATGGGCACACCGACTTCTGGCCGCCGGAGGCGTCTCCTATGGGTGGCACCGCGGGCATGGACCTGTGGCTCTCCTCGGGCCGAGGCCCCTCCGTGCTCTCCGACCTGGAGGGACTGCGCCCACTCGTGCGTGACGAGGACGTGGCCATCCTCGGAGTCCGGGACCCGGACGTCTGGGGCATCGAGGTCGCCGCCGAACACGCGCGCGACACGGCCATGGCCTGGCTCGACCTGGACGTGCTCCGCAAGGAGGGCATGGCCGCGGGCGCGGAGCGGGCCCTCGCGCGCTTCCGCGCATCCGGCGTCCAAGGCTTCTGGATGCACCTGGACGCGGACGTCATGCACGACGACGTGATGCCCGCGGTCGACTCGCGCCAACCCGACGGGCTGCGCGTGGAGGAGCTGTCCGAGCTGCTCTCCCACCTCGTCGCCTCCGGCATGGCGCTGGGAATCGACGTCACCATCTACGACCCCAGCCTCGACCCCGAACGTCACGCGGCCCACGCGCTGGTGGACACCCTCGTCAACGGGCTCGGTGGGCTGGCCGCCGCGCCGAGGACGCGCTAG